In Eleutherodactylus coqui strain aEleCoq1 chromosome 11, aEleCoq1.hap1, whole genome shotgun sequence, a single window of DNA contains:
- the LOC136581738 gene encoding GTPase HRas-like — PVLYHLTFQDSYRKQVVIDGETCLLDILDTAGQEEYSAMRDQYMRTGEGFLCVFAINNTKSFEDIHQYREQIKRVKDSDDVPMVLVGNKCDLPARTVETRQAQDLARSYGIPYIETSAKTRQGVEDAFYTLVREIRQHKLRKLNPPDESEKGCLNCKCVVS, encoded by the exons CCCGTACTTTACCATTTAACATTTCAGGATTCCTACAGAAAACAGGTTGTCATAGATGGAGAAACTTGTTTGCTGGACATCCTGGACACAGCAGGTCAAGAGGAATACAGTGCAATGCGGGACCAGTACATGAGAACAGGAGAGGGATTTTTATGTGTATTTGCCATTAACAACACCAAGTCTTTTGAGGATATTCACCAGTACAG GGAACAAATAAAACGGGTAAAGGACTCTGATGATGTTCCAATGGTGTTGGTGGGGAATAAGTGTGACCTCCCAGCTAGAACTGTGGAGACCCGACAAGCCCAGGACCTGGCCAGAAGTTATGGCATTCCTTACATTGAAACCTCTGCTAAAACCAGGCAG GGAGTAGAAGACGCCTTTTACACACTCGTGCGAGAGATCCGGCAGCATAAGTTGCGGAAGCTGAATCCTCCCGATGAGAGCGAGAAGGGATGTCTGAACTGCAAGTGCGTTGTATCCTGA